Proteins encoded within one genomic window of Episyrphus balteatus chromosome 1, idEpiBalt1.1, whole genome shotgun sequence:
- the LOC129906114 gene encoding syntaxin-6 isoform X2: MKEKMSLNRNRDRDITARQPLLDEQQNEKNISLTNNSTATSVVGGVLGNSVSGNIASTIAGTMASRHSGTKYSKLENTLDSPGHYATLDSPGHKFVGETVSIQQRMMQGQDEQLDMISDSIGTLKTVSRQIGVELDEQAVMLDDFGNEFDTTESKLDSTMKKVAKVLHMNNDKRQWAAIIFLSSLLIIVILLFIIL, encoded by the exons ATGAAGGAGAAGATGAGCCTTAACCGGAATAGGGACAGAGATATAACAGCACGTCAGCCATTATTAGACGAACAGCAAAACGAAAAGAACATCTCATTAACAAACAATTCAACAGCAACATCTGTCGTTGGAGGAGTATTGGGTAATAGTGTTAGTGGTAATATAGCAAGTACTATAGCCGGCACCATGGCATCTCGACACAGTGGAACAAAATATTCCAAATTGGAAAATACTCTCGATAGTCCGGGTCATTATGCTACGCTTGACAGTCCGGGTCATAAGTTTGTAGGAGAAACTGTATCAATTCAGCAGCGTATGATGCAGGGACAAGATGAACAGTTGGATATGATAAGCGATTCGATTGGAACATTGAAGACTGTATCACGTCAAATTGGTGTTGAGTTAGATGAGCAAGCAGT AATGCTCGATGATTTTGGAAATGAATTTGACACAACTGAATCTAAATTAGATTCAACCATGAAGAAAGTTGCCAAAGTTCTCCACATGAATAATG ataAACGACAGTGGGCTGCTATAATTTTCCTTTCATCACTTTTAATTATTGTGatacttttatttataatattgtaA
- the LOC129906114 gene encoding syntaxin-6 isoform X1 produces MSLEDPFFVVKDEVFKALNKTRGLYLRWRELGESSAAEVEWTTTELRNSLRSIEWDLEDLEDTISIVEKNPNKFRIDNRELSSRRHFIDATRDEVKSMKEKMSLNRNRDRDITARQPLLDEQQNEKNISLTNNSTATSVVGGVLGNSVSGNIASTIAGTMASRHSGTKYSKLENTLDSPGHYATLDSPGHKFVGETVSIQQRMMQGQDEQLDMISDSIGTLKTVSRQIGVELDEQAVMLDDFGNEFDTTESKLDSTMKKVAKVLHMNNDKRQWAAIIFLSSLLIIVILLFIIL; encoded by the exons ATGTCTTTGGAGGatccattttttgttgttaaaga cGAAGTGTTTAAGGCTTTGAACAAGACTCGGGGATTATATTTGCGTTGGCGTGAGTTGGGTGAATCGAGTGCTGCTGAAGTCGAATGGACCACCACAGAACTACGCAATTCATTAAGGAGCATTGAATGGGATCTAGAGGATTTGGAAGACAcaatta GTATCGTAGAAAAGAATCCGAACAAGTTTCGTATTGATAACAGAGAATTATCCAGCCGACGTCACTTCATAGATGCGACTCGCGATGAAGTCAAATCCATGAAGGAGAAGATGAGCCTTAACCGGAATAGGGACAGAGATATAACAGCACGTCAGCCATTATTAGACGAACAGCAAAACGAAAAGAACATCTCATTAACAAACAATTCAACAGCAACATCTGTCGTTGGAGGAGTATTGGGTAATAGTGTTAGTGGTAATATAGCAAGTACTATAGCCGGCACCATGGCATCTCGACACAGTGGAACAAAATATTCCAAATTGGAAAATACTCTCGATAGTCCGGGTCATTATGCTACGCTTGACAGTCCGGGTCATAAGTTTGTAGGAGAAACTGTATCAATTCAGCAGCGTATGATGCAGGGACAAGATGAACAGTTGGATATGATAAGCGATTCGATTGGAACATTGAAGACTGTATCACGTCAAATTGGTGTTGAGTTAGATGAGCAAGCAGT AATGCTCGATGATTTTGGAAATGAATTTGACACAACTGAATCTAAATTAGATTCAACCATGAAGAAAGTTGCCAAAGTTCTCCACATGAATAATG ataAACGACAGTGGGCTGCTATAATTTTCCTTTCATCACTTTTAATTATTGTGatacttttatttataatattgtaA